The following are encoded together in the Streptomyces flavofungini genome:
- a CDS encoding fibronectin type III domain-containing protein, producing MRRTPHPPRHRLSLMSACLTVTAVALGASSCAWGGGDGKSTRPPSAPRGLTVQAGSATSVHVMWNSTTDGSDIAGYEVYRGAAKVKDVPADQHMVDITGLEPAATYTFSVRARDDDGNVSPDSKKLRVTTPAATTADRKAPSRPRTLRGEAQGGHAATLAWGASKDNRSVASYEIYQGDSKIHSVGGGTTDTLITGLRPGTTYTFTVKARDAADNFSAASPAVRVRTAAGKGSGRATAPADFRARTHKSGDGAYYIDLTWKPPHTGGAVTEYQIHLDGKSATSLVFGGTAPQGRAKHSFYVGRTAGETHRVKLRAKLPDGTWGRYSPERTVTTARSGPK from the coding sequence GTGCGACGGACCCCCCACCCGCCCCGCCACCGACTCTCCCTGATGTCCGCCTGCCTCACCGTCACCGCGGTCGCCCTCGGGGCGAGTTCGTGCGCCTGGGGCGGCGGCGACGGCAAGAGCACGCGACCCCCGTCCGCGCCCCGCGGCCTCACCGTGCAGGCGGGCAGCGCCACGTCCGTGCACGTGATGTGGAACAGCACCACCGACGGCTCCGACATCGCCGGCTACGAGGTCTACCGGGGCGCCGCCAAGGTCAAGGACGTCCCCGCCGACCAGCACATGGTGGACATCACCGGCCTCGAACCTGCGGCCACCTACACCTTCTCCGTGCGGGCCCGCGACGACGACGGCAACGTCAGCCCCGACAGCAAGAAGCTGCGGGTCACCACGCCCGCCGCGACCACCGCCGACCGGAAGGCCCCGTCCCGCCCGCGCACGCTGCGCGGCGAGGCCCAGGGCGGGCACGCGGCGACGCTCGCGTGGGGCGCCTCGAAGGACAACCGCAGCGTGGCGTCGTACGAGATCTACCAGGGCGACTCGAAGATCCACAGTGTGGGCGGGGGCACCACCGACACACTGATCACGGGCCTGCGGCCGGGCACGACGTACACGTTCACGGTGAAGGCGCGCGACGCCGCCGACAACTTCTCGGCCGCGAGCCCCGCCGTACGCGTCAGGACGGCCGCGGGCAAGGGCAGCGGGCGGGCCACCGCCCCCGCGGACTTCAGGGCGCGGACCCACAAGTCCGGCGACGGGGCGTACTACATCGACCTGACCTGGAAACCCCCGCACACCGGCGGGGCCGTGACGGAGTATCAGATCCATCTGGACGGGAAGAGCGCGACCTCCTTGGTGTTCGGCGGGACGGCACCCCAGGGCAGGGCGAAGCACAGCTTCTACGTCGGCCGGACGGCCGGTGAGACGCACCGCGTGAAGCTCCGGGCCAAGCTGCCCGACGGCACCTGGGGCCGCTACTCCCCCGAACGGACCGTCACCACCGCGCGGAGCGGCCCGAAGTAG
- a CDS encoding PTS fructose transporter subunit IIA, whose protein sequence is MSDDSKLVGVVLVSHSGPVAESVATLATGLAGGGTAPVAAAGGTEGGGLGTSSELIAAAAHRVDRGVGVAILVDLGSAVLTVKALLAEGDELPDGARLVDAPFVEGAVAAVVTASAGADIAAVEAAAREAYTYRKV, encoded by the coding sequence ATGAGTGACGACAGCAAGCTCGTCGGGGTCGTGCTCGTCTCCCACAGCGGGCCCGTCGCCGAGTCCGTGGCGACGCTCGCGACGGGCCTCGCCGGGGGCGGCACCGCGCCGGTGGCCGCCGCGGGCGGCACGGAGGGCGGCGGCCTCGGCACCAGCTCCGAACTGATCGCCGCCGCCGCGCACCGGGTCGACCGGGGCGTGGGCGTCGCGATCCTGGTCGACCTCGGCAGCGCCGTCCTCACGGTCAAGGCCCTGCTCGCCGAGGGCGACGAACTCCCGGACGGCGCCCGCCTCGTCGACGCGCCCTTCGTCGAGGGCGCGGTGGCGGCGGTCGTGACGGCGTCGGCGGGCGCGGACATCGCGGCGGTGGAGGCGGCGGCGCGGGAGGCGTACACGTACCGGAAGGTGTGA
- the dhaL gene encoding dihydroxyacetone kinase subunit DhaL, translating to MLDADFLRRWLTNAATAVDREAERLTELDSPIGDADHGSNLQRGFTAVAAALEKDAPDTPGAVLILAGRQLISTVGGASGPLYGTLLRRTGKALGDAAEVGEAEFADALRVGVDAVAALGGAAPGDKTMLDALVPAVDALPTSFAAARAAAHEGALATTPLQARKGRASYLGERSIGHQDPGATSSALLFEALAETAEGAGHA from the coding sequence GTGCTCGACGCCGATTTCCTCCGCCGCTGGCTGACCAACGCCGCCACGGCGGTCGACCGTGAGGCGGAGCGGCTCACCGAGTTGGACTCGCCCATCGGCGACGCCGACCACGGCAGCAACCTCCAGCGCGGCTTCACGGCCGTCGCCGCCGCTCTGGAGAAGGACGCCCCGGACACCCCCGGCGCCGTCCTGATCCTGGCGGGGCGGCAGTTGATCTCCACCGTGGGCGGCGCGTCCGGGCCGCTGTACGGCACGCTGCTGCGCCGCACGGGCAAGGCGCTCGGCGACGCCGCCGAGGTCGGCGAGGCCGAGTTCGCCGACGCCCTGCGTGTCGGCGTGGACGCGGTGGCAGCGCTCGGGGGCGCGGCACCGGGCGACAAGACGATGCTGGACGCCCTGGTCCCCGCGGTCGACGCGCTCCCCACGTCCTTCGCCGCGGCCCGCGCCGCCGCCCACGAGGGTGCCCTCGCGACCACGCCGCTCCAGGCCCGCAAGGGCAGGGCGAGCTACCTCGGCGAACGCAGCATCGGACACCAGGATCCGGGGGCCACGTCGTCGGCCCTGCTGTTCGAGGCGCTCGCCGAGACGGCGGAAGGGGCGGGGCATGCGTGA
- the dhaK gene encoding dihydroxyacetone kinase subunit DhaK, with product MRMLINVAETVVADALRGMAAAHPELTVDVENRVITRADAPVAGKVALVSGGGSGHEPLHGGFVGPGMLSAACPGEVFTSPVPDQMVRAAAAVDSGAGVLFVVKNYTGDVLNFDMAAELAEDEGIQVAKVLVNDDVAVTDSLYTAGRRGTGATLFVEKLAGAAAEEGMPLERVEAVARRVNENSRSFGVALSACSTPAKGSPTFDLPPGELELGVGIHGEPGRERRAMMTSREIADFAVDAVLDDLTPTDPVLVLVNGMGATPLLELYGFNAEVQRVLRERGVPVVRTLVGNYVTSLDMAGASVTLCQADEELLRLWDAPVCTAGLRWGM from the coding sequence ATGAGGATGCTCATCAACGTGGCGGAGACCGTGGTCGCGGACGCGCTCAGGGGGATGGCGGCGGCGCATCCGGAGCTGACCGTCGACGTGGAGAACCGGGTGATCACGCGGGCGGACGCGCCCGTCGCCGGGAAGGTCGCGCTGGTGTCGGGCGGCGGGTCGGGGCACGAGCCGCTGCACGGCGGGTTCGTGGGGCCGGGGATGCTGTCGGCCGCGTGTCCCGGTGAGGTGTTCACATCGCCCGTGCCCGACCAGATGGTCCGGGCCGCGGCGGCGGTGGACAGCGGCGCGGGCGTGCTGTTCGTCGTGAAGAACTACACCGGTGACGTGCTGAACTTCGACATGGCCGCCGAGTTGGCCGAGGACGAGGGCATCCAGGTCGCCAAGGTCCTCGTCAACGACGACGTCGCGGTGACCGACAGCCTGTACACCGCGGGGCGGCGCGGCACCGGCGCGACCCTGTTCGTGGAGAAGCTGGCAGGCGCCGCCGCCGAGGAGGGCATGCCTCTGGAGCGCGTCGAGGCCGTCGCCCGGCGCGTCAACGAGAACTCCCGCAGCTTCGGCGTCGCCCTCAGCGCCTGCTCGACCCCCGCGAAGGGCTCCCCCACCTTCGACCTGCCCCCCGGCGAGCTGGAGCTGGGCGTCGGCATCCACGGCGAGCCGGGCCGTGAGCGGCGCGCCATGATGACGTCCCGCGAGATCGCCGACTTCGCCGTGGACGCCGTCCTGGACGACCTCACCCCGACCGACCCGGTCCTCGTCCTCGTCAACGGCATGGGCGCCACGCCGCTCCTGGAGCTGTACGGCTTCAACGCGGAGGTCCAGCGCGTCCTGCGCGAGCGCGGGGTGCCCGTGGTCCGCACCCTCGTCGGCAACTACGTGACGTCCCTCGACATGGCGGGCGCCTCGGTGACGCTCTGCCAGGCCGACGAGGAACTGCTGCGGCTGTGGGACGCGCCCGTGTGCACCGCGGGGCTGCGCTGGGGCATGTGA
- a CDS encoding ANTAR domain-containing protein, with translation MPTDAGHLGHGSNKDEATAEQVVELRDEVQHLKHAVASHETVDQAIGVVLALGQLSPAEAWDVLREVSMQTNVKLRTVAERIVEWGRTGSLDDALRAELERQLDMRKRERATKDRSQVGE, from the coding sequence TTGCCTACCGATGCCGGCCACCTTGGACATGGCTCCAACAAGGACGAGGCCACGGCCGAGCAGGTCGTGGAACTGCGCGACGAGGTCCAGCACCTCAAACACGCGGTGGCCTCGCACGAGACGGTCGACCAGGCCATCGGCGTCGTGCTGGCACTCGGTCAGCTGTCGCCGGCCGAAGCATGGGACGTCCTGAGAGAGGTCTCCATGCAGACCAACGTCAAACTCCGTACCGTTGCCGAGCGCATCGTCGAGTGGGGGCGGACCGGGAGCCTTGACGACGCGCTGCGCGCCGAGTTGGAGCGCCAGCTCGACATGCGCAAGAGGGAGCGGGCGACAAAGGACAGGTCGCAGGTCGGCGAGTGA
- a CDS encoding SsgA family sporulation/cell division regulator: MSKVAGIGRQGGPPQGLGEATCINRILDQRTQCNTLPLHRGESFAAEGAEARWVLYREMLLLGPRRHDGLGEVAVWPVGPLSGPALLPVRLRSAEDGAVVETELGVIAEWLGLTQRLVPLGCETSGIRWDDFLLPLLDGS, translated from the coding sequence ATGTCCAAGGTGGCCGGCATCGGTAGGCAAGGAGGGCCTCCACAGGGTCTGGGGGAAGCGACCTGTATCAACAGAATCCTTGATCAACGAACCCAGTGCAACACTCTTCCGCTCCATCGAGGAGAGTCCTTCGCGGCAGAGGGCGCCGAGGCTCGCTGGGTGCTGTACCGGGAAATGCTGCTGCTCGGACCTCGTCGTCACGACGGCCTGGGTGAGGTCGCCGTGTGGCCCGTCGGACCGCTGAGCGGCCCGGCTCTTCTCCCCGTACGTCTCCGGTCCGCGGAAGACGGTGCGGTCGTGGAGACGGAACTGGGCGTGATCGCCGAGTGGTTGGGCCTCACACAGCGCCTTGTTCCTCTTGGCTGTGAGACGTCCGGTATCCGCTGGGACGACTTCCTCCTTCCGCTCCTGGACGGATCCTGA
- a CDS encoding plasmid stabilization protein: MPAGSNRKRERQYEHIKESAQQRGASTKRAKEIAARTVNKERARSGESRTASRTSTKDPKSASQRGGERSHQGAQGPTKDQLYAEAQRKGVKGRSSMNKAELAKAVGR; encoded by the coding sequence ATGCCCGCAGGATCGAACCGCAAGAGGGAACGTCAGTACGAGCACATCAAGGAAAGCGCGCAGCAGCGGGGCGCATCCACCAAGAGGGCCAAGGAGATCGCCGCGCGCACGGTGAACAAGGAACGGGCCCGCTCCGGTGAATCCCGCACGGCCAGCCGCACCTCCACCAAAGACCCCAAGTCGGCGTCACAGCGCGGCGGTGAACGCTCGCACCAGGGAGCCCAGGGGCCCACCAAGGACCAGCTCTACGCCGAGGCGCAACGCAAGGGCGTCAAGGGCCGTTCGTCGATGAACAAGGCGGAACTGGCCAAGGCCGTCGGCCGCTGA
- a CDS encoding thiamine pyrophosphate-requiring protein — MSTKVSDYLLQRLREWNVEHVFAYPGDGINGLLAAWGRATNTPRFIQARHEEMAAFQAVGYAKFSGRVGVCAATSGPGAIHLLNGLYDAKLDHVPVVAIVGQTDRSALGGSYQQEVDLLSLYKDVAGDYCEMVTVPEQLPNVLDRAMRTAYARRTVTAVIVPADVQELDYSPPAHAFKMVPSSLGMAAYAPVPADHAITKAAEVLNAGEKVAILIGQGARGARAEVEQTADVLAAGVAKALLGKDALPDDLPYVTGAIGLLGTRPSYEMMRDCDTLLVIGSSFPYTQFMPDLDQARAVQIDIDPHLVGMRYPFEVNLVGDAHETLKRLLPRLTPKKHGKWRRKIEKDTARWWEVMQRRAAVDADPVNPEYVVHALDSLLPDDVILTADSGSAANWYARHLRVRGAMRGSLSGTLATMGPGVPYAIGAKFAHPQRPAIALVGDGAMQMNGMSELITAAKYWEQWENPQLVVAVLNNRDLNQVSWEMRALSGAPQFLPSQEIPDVPYADFAQSIGLGGLRVEKPGDVADAWHQALSARRPFVLDFRTDPAVPPIPPHASLDEIEAAVTSILKGDSDRAGMVRQGFKAKVQEMLPGGRHRPERPGADEGQ, encoded by the coding sequence GTGTCAACAAAGGTCTCCGACTACCTGCTGCAACGCCTGCGGGAGTGGAACGTGGAACATGTCTTCGCCTACCCCGGCGACGGCATCAACGGACTGCTCGCCGCCTGGGGCCGCGCAACGAACACACCGCGGTTCATTCAGGCCCGGCACGAGGAGATGGCCGCGTTCCAAGCCGTCGGCTACGCCAAGTTCTCCGGCAGGGTGGGCGTCTGCGCGGCGACCTCCGGGCCCGGCGCCATCCATCTGCTCAACGGGCTGTACGACGCCAAGCTCGATCACGTACCGGTGGTCGCGATCGTCGGACAGACCGACCGCAGCGCGCTGGGCGGCTCCTACCAGCAGGAGGTCGACCTGCTCAGCCTCTACAAGGACGTCGCGGGCGACTACTGCGAGATGGTCACCGTCCCCGAACAGCTCCCCAACGTCCTGGACCGGGCGATGCGCACCGCCTACGCCCGTCGCACCGTCACCGCGGTCATCGTCCCCGCCGATGTGCAGGAACTGGATTACTCCCCGCCCGCGCATGCCTTCAAGATGGTCCCCTCCAGCCTGGGCATGGCCGCGTACGCGCCCGTCCCGGCGGACCACGCGATCACCAAGGCCGCCGAGGTCCTCAACGCCGGCGAGAAGGTGGCGATCCTCATCGGGCAGGGCGCGCGCGGCGCTCGGGCCGAGGTCGAGCAGACCGCCGACGTGCTGGCTGCCGGGGTCGCCAAGGCGTTGCTGGGCAAGGACGCGCTCCCCGACGACCTGCCGTATGTGACCGGCGCGATCGGCCTGTTGGGGACCCGGCCCAGTTACGAGATGATGCGGGACTGCGACACGCTCCTGGTCATCGGGTCGAGTTTTCCCTACACCCAGTTCATGCCCGACCTGGACCAGGCCCGCGCGGTCCAGATCGACATCGATCCGCACCTGGTCGGGATGCGCTACCCCTTCGAGGTCAACCTGGTCGGTGACGCGCACGAGACCCTCAAGCGGCTGCTGCCCCGGCTCACGCCGAAGAAGCACGGAAAATGGCGGCGGAAGATCGAGAAGGACACCGCACGCTGGTGGGAGGTCATGCAGCGGCGCGCCGCTGTCGACGCCGACCCCGTCAACCCCGAGTACGTCGTGCACGCGCTGGACTCCCTGCTGCCCGATGACGTGATCCTGACCGCCGACTCGGGCTCCGCCGCCAACTGGTACGCCCGCCACCTGCGGGTGCGCGGCGCGATGCGCGGCTCGCTGTCCGGCACTCTGGCCACCATGGGACCCGGCGTCCCGTACGCCATCGGCGCCAAGTTCGCCCACCCGCAGCGCCCGGCCATCGCCCTCGTCGGCGACGGCGCGATGCAGATGAACGGCATGAGCGAACTGATCACCGCTGCCAAGTACTGGGAGCAGTGGGAGAACCCGCAGCTGGTCGTGGCCGTGCTGAACAACCGGGATCTGAACCAGGTGTCCTGGGAGATGCGGGCCCTGTCGGGCGCCCCGCAGTTCCTGCCGTCCCAGGAGATCCCGGATGTCCCCTACGCCGACTTCGCCCAGTCCATCGGGCTGGGCGGCCTCCGCGTGGAGAAGCCCGGTGATGTGGCGGACGCCTGGCACCAGGCGCTGTCCGCGCGTCGGCCCTTCGTGCTCGACTTCCGCACCGACCCCGCCGTGCCGCCCATTCCGCCGCATGCCTCCCTCGATGAGATCGAGGCCGCGGTCACCTCCATCCTCAAGGGGGACAGCGACCGCGCGGGCATGGTCCGGCAGGGCTTCAAGGCCAAGGTGCAGGAGATGCTGCCGGGCGGTCGGCACCGGCCCGAGCGGCCGGGCGCGGACGAGGGCCAGTGA
- a CDS encoding SDR family oxidoreductase, translating into MPQTVVITGASAGVGRATARLFGARGARIALLARGRAGLAAAVTDVEEAGGSALALPCDVADHRQVEAAAQLAEEAFGPIDIWVNAAFTSVFAPFTDITPQEYERVTQVTYLGFVNGTRAALQRMLPRDRGTIVQIGSALGERAIPLQSAYCGAKHAVNGFTSAVRTELLHQHSRVSLTVVHLPAVNTPQFSWVRSRLPEHPQPVPPIHQPEVAARAIVYAADHPGRKQYYVGASTLATLWANRLAPALLDRYLARTGFDAQQTGAAHEPAADGNLWEPADEEDGRDHGAHGAFDDRAAGHSPQAALARHPARTTAVILAAAAGGAAVLGRWGRLRLRTGRR; encoded by the coding sequence ATGCCGCAGACCGTGGTCATCACGGGCGCGAGCGCCGGGGTCGGCCGGGCCACCGCCCGCCTCTTCGGCGCCCGAGGGGCCCGCATCGCCTTGCTGGCCCGCGGAAGGGCGGGCCTGGCAGCAGCCGTCACCGACGTCGAGGAAGCCGGCGGCAGCGCCCTCGCGCTGCCCTGCGACGTGGCCGACCACCGCCAGGTCGAGGCCGCGGCCCAGCTGGCGGAAGAGGCCTTCGGGCCCATCGACATCTGGGTCAACGCGGCCTTCACGTCGGTGTTCGCACCGTTCACCGACATCACGCCGCAGGAGTACGAGCGCGTCACCCAGGTCACGTATCTCGGATTCGTCAACGGCACCCGGGCCGCACTCCAGCGGATGCTGCCCCGTGACCGGGGAACCATCGTGCAGATCGGCTCGGCGCTCGGCGAGCGGGCCATCCCGCTGCAGTCGGCCTACTGCGGCGCCAAGCACGCCGTCAACGGCTTCACCTCGGCGGTGCGCACCGAACTCCTGCACCAGCACAGCCGGGTGAGCCTGACGGTGGTGCACCTGCCCGCCGTCAACACTCCGCAGTTCTCCTGGGTGCGCTCCCGGCTGCCCGAACATCCGCAGCCGGTGCCGCCGATCCATCAGCCCGAAGTCGCCGCCCGCGCCATCGTGTACGCGGCGGATCATCCCGGCCGCAAGCAGTACTACGTGGGCGCCTCCACGCTCGCGACCCTGTGGGCCAACCGCCTGGCGCCCGCCCTGCTCGACCGCTATCTGGCCCGCACCGGATTCGACGCCCAGCAGACCGGCGCAGCCCACGAGCCGGCCGCCGACGGCAACCTCTGGGAGCCGGCGGACGAGGAAGACGGTCGCGACCACGGCGCCCACGGGGCCTTCGACGACCGCGCGGCCGGCCACTCCCCGCAGGCGGCACTCGCCCGCCACCCCGCCCGCACCACCGCGGTCATCCTCGCGGCAGCCGCGGGCGGCGCGGCCGTCCTCGGACGGTGGGGACGGTTGCGCCTTCGGACGGGCCGACGATGA
- a CDS encoding CBS domain-containing protein, whose amino-acid sequence MTTAREIMTPGAECIGEQESVLQAARKMAELGVGALPICGRDDRLKGMVTDRDIVIKVLGAGQDPGKATAGDLSQGEVVTVGADDSVEEILRTMTTHKVRRLPVIDKHRLVGIVAQADVARALPDPQVGDLLDALSSE is encoded by the coding sequence GTGACCACCGCACGAGAGATCATGACGCCTGGCGCCGAATGCATCGGCGAACAGGAAAGTGTGCTGCAGGCCGCCCGGAAGATGGCCGAACTGGGGGTCGGCGCCCTGCCGATCTGCGGGCGCGACGACCGCCTCAAAGGCATGGTCACCGACCGCGACATCGTCATCAAGGTACTCGGCGCCGGCCAGGACCCCGGGAAGGCCACCGCCGGTGACCTCTCCCAGGGCGAAGTGGTCACCGTCGGCGCGGACGACAGCGTCGAGGAGATCCTGCGCACCATGACCACGCACAAGGTGCGCCGTCTCCCCGTCATCGACAAGCACCGCCTGGTCGGCATCGTCGCCCAGGCAGACGTCGCCCGTGCGCTGCCCGACCCCCAGGTCGGCGACCTGCTGGACGCCCTCTCCAGCGAGTGA